In a single window of the Acetivibrio clariflavus DSM 19732 genome:
- a CDS encoding ATPase, with translation MEIKNRHEEAKKHFYNQKGKRDQLLEQRSDLEKQLQKILNNIDILDRVKVLLQKVSEYAREQSRVQIEALVTNCLQYIFDSSLEFKIEINEVRGRPEAEFYVISKYGGTEIKTKPQDARGGGVVDIISLAIRIAMLECSNLENKGPIILDEPAKHVSDDYITQVAEFLKQVTKMFNRQVIMVTHNRHLSEMADKWYRIEMNDGVSVVTDEGIN, from the coding sequence AAAGGAAAGAGGGATCAGCTTTTAGAGCAGAGGTCCGATTTGGAAAAACAATTGCAAAAAATTTTAAACAACATTGATATACTTGATAGAGTTAAGGTATTGCTTCAAAAGGTATCGGAATATGCAAGAGAGCAATCAAGGGTCCAGATTGAGGCTTTGGTTACAAATTGCCTTCAATACATATTCGATTCAAGTCTTGAATTTAAGATTGAAATTAACGAGGTTAGAGGCAGACCTGAGGCTGAATTCTATGTAATAAGTAAATACGGCGGTACTGAAATAAAGACAAAGCCACAGGATGCGAGAGGTGGAGGGGTAGTTGATATAATATCCCTTGCAATAAGGATTGCCATGCTAGAGTGCAGTAATCTTGAAAATAAAGGACCCATTATTTTAGATGAACCAGCAAAGCATGTAAGTGATGATTATATAACTCAAGTTGCGGAATTTTTGAAACAAGTTACGAAAATGTTTAACCGACAAGTAATAATGGTAACTCATAACAGGCATTTAAGTGAAATGGCAGATAAATGGTATAGGATAGAAATGAATGATGGTGTTAGTGTTGTCACCGATGAGGGTATTAATTAA